A portion of the Paenibacillus sp. PvR098 genome contains these proteins:
- the csrA gene encoding carbon storage regulator CsrA — protein MLVLSRKLGESIIIGDQIELVVVSVEKDVVRLGIKAPKHMPIFRKELYDLLKESNEEASKSELKPEQFKNLLKKKEE, from the coding sequence ATGCTGGTCTTGTCCAGAAAGCTCGGAGAATCTATCATTATTGGCGACCAAATTGAGCTCGTCGTGGTAAGTGTCGAGAAAGATGTGGTCCGTCTAGGGATTAAAGCACCGAAGCATATGCCCATCTTTCGTAAAGAGCTGTACGATCTACTAAAAGAGTCAAATGAAGAAGCCTCGAAAAGCGAATTGAAGCCGGAACAGTTTAAAAATCTATTGAAGAAAAAGGAAGAATAA
- the rfbF gene encoding glucose-1-phosphate cytidylyltransferase, giving the protein MKAVILAGGYGTRISEETHLKPKPMVEIGGKPILWHILKLYSHYGINDFVICLGYKGYIIKEYFANYFLHTSDVTFDIGNNQMEVHYRSAEPWRVTLVDTGEHTMTGGRLKRVQEYVGNSTFCFTYGDGVSNVNISDLIDFHKKMDVKATVTSVQPPGRYGAIDVKQDKVISFHEKPSGDGNWINGGFFVLEPSVFDYINGDETTWETEPLESLALEGQLATFRHKGFWQPMDTLRDKVKLDELWMQNRAEWKVWS; this is encoded by the coding sequence TTGAAAGCCGTCATTTTAGCAGGAGGCTATGGGACAAGAATAAGTGAAGAAACCCATTTAAAACCCAAGCCGATGGTTGAAATCGGGGGGAAGCCCATACTGTGGCATATCCTGAAACTCTACTCTCATTATGGGATCAATGATTTCGTGATTTGTTTAGGATATAAGGGTTACATTATTAAAGAGTACTTTGCAAATTATTTCCTTCATACGTCGGATGTAACATTTGATATCGGTAATAATCAGATGGAGGTTCATTATCGTTCTGCCGAGCCTTGGAGAGTAACGCTTGTGGATACAGGGGAACACACCATGACAGGCGGTCGTTTGAAAAGGGTGCAAGAGTATGTGGGAAATAGCACCTTCTGTTTTACGTATGGCGACGGGGTTAGTAACGTGAATATTAGCGATTTAATTGATTTTCACAAAAAAATGGATGTTAAAGCAACGGTGACATCGGTTCAACCGCCTGGAAGGTATGGAGCCATAGATGTAAAGCAAGATAAAGTCATTAGTTTTCATGAAAAGCCAAGTGGTGACGGGAATTGGATTAACGGCGGATTTTTTGTATTAGAGCCTTCAGTATTCGATTACATCAACGGGGATGAAACCACGTGGGAAACAGAACCCTTGGAAAGTTTAGCTCTGGAAGGACAATTGGCGACTTTTCGTCATAAAGGTTTCTGGCAGCCCATGGATACATTACGGGATAAAGTAAAACTTGATGAATTATGGATGCAAAATAGAGCGGAGTGGAAGGTTTGGAGCTGA
- the flgL gene encoding flagellar hook-associated protein FlgL, translating to MRVTQGMLNNQFLRNMNTNLNRINDHQNQLSTGRRINKPSDDPVGMSFALRYRSELSANDQYESNLDTATSLLDFTDTMMGQANDVIQRVREVAVQGANGTNPQQALDAMRSEVDQIYKQMVSIGNSQFNGRYVFNGQLTDNPPYSEATAATDKVDTGDIVFEIGVGVRIAANKTGNKVFGEAVDLNNPGANDNIFKVMQDLSAALASGNTLEINNTIGRLDQCNDKFLEARADVGARMNRMELAQSRLADINVNLQTLKSKTEDADVAEVITNLKTDESVYQSSLSVGAKIIRPSLIDFLR from the coding sequence ATGCGGGTTACGCAGGGAATGCTGAACAATCAATTCCTTCGCAATATGAATACGAACCTTAATCGAATCAATGACCACCAAAATCAATTATCGACCGGGCGCCGTATTAATAAGCCCTCGGACGATCCGGTCGGTATGAGCTTCGCTTTGCGTTACAGAAGCGAACTCTCCGCGAATGATCAGTACGAAAGTAATCTGGATACAGCGACCTCTTTGCTAGATTTTACAGATACCATGATGGGTCAAGCTAACGACGTCATCCAGCGGGTTCGTGAGGTGGCGGTTCAAGGAGCCAATGGTACGAATCCGCAGCAGGCGCTTGATGCCATGAGAAGTGAAGTCGATCAGATATATAAGCAAATGGTTAGCATTGGAAATAGCCAATTCAATGGGCGATATGTATTCAATGGGCAGCTCACGGATAATCCGCCTTATTCAGAAGCCACAGCCGCGACGGACAAGGTAGATACCGGAGACATCGTATTTGAGATCGGAGTCGGTGTCCGAATAGCGGCCAATAAAACGGGGAATAAAGTATTCGGGGAAGCGGTTGACCTTAACAATCCGGGTGCCAATGATAATATTTTTAAAGTTATGCAAGATCTTTCTGCAGCTTTAGCAAGTGGCAATACGTTAGAAATAAACAATACGATAGGCAGACTGGATCAATGTAATGATAAATTCCTCGAAGCTAGAGCGGATGTAGGTGCTAGGATGAATCGAATGGAGTTGGCACAATCCCGTCTGGCTGATATCAACGTGAATCTTCAAACGCTGAAGTCAAAAACAGAAGATGCGGATGTGGCCGAGGTGATTACCAACTTGAAAACCGATGAGAGTGTATATCAATCCTCACTCTCAGTCGGAGCTAAGATAATCAGGCCAAGCCTTATTGATTTTTTGAGATAA
- the hag gene encoding flagellin Hag: protein MRINHNISALNTHRSLTANSANTAKNIEKLSSGLRINRAGDDAAGLAISEKMRGQIRGLDMASKNAQDGISLIQTAEGALNETHSILQRMRELAVQSSNDTNTTSDRGQLQNEVNELAKEITRIANTTEFNTKKLLDGSASTGSGVTAASDLTFHIGANEGQNITLTITAMDATTLGVAGATTANTAAAGATAANTVDGISIATQAEADTAITAINTAIESVSAERSKLGAYQNRLDHTINNLGTTSENLTAAESRIRDVDMAKEMMDQTKNNILAQAAQAMLAQANQQPQGVLQLLR, encoded by the coding sequence ATGAGAATTAATCATAACATTTCTGCTTTGAACACTCACCGTTCTTTGACTGCAAACTCTGCAAACACTGCAAAAAACATTGAGAAGTTGTCTTCCGGTCTTCGTATCAACCGTGCTGGCGATGATGCTGCAGGTTTGGCAATCTCCGAGAAAATGCGCGGCCAGATCCGTGGTTTAGACATGGCTTCCAAGAACGCTCAAGACGGTATCTCTTTGATTCAAACAGCTGAAGGTGCTTTGAACGAAACACACAGCATCCTGCAGCGTATGCGTGAACTGGCTGTTCAGTCTTCTAACGATACCAACACAACTTCTGACCGTGGTCAATTGCAAAACGAGGTTAATGAGCTTGCGAAGGAAATTACTCGTATTGCTAACACAACTGAGTTCAACACGAAGAAATTGTTGGATGGTTCCGCTAGTACTGGTTCCGGTGTAACTGCTGCATCTGACTTGACTTTCCACATTGGTGCGAATGAAGGTCAAAACATTACACTGACGATCACTGCAATGGATGCTACAACCCTTGGCGTAGCTGGCGCGACTACTGCTAACACAGCAGCAGCAGGTGCAACTGCAGCTAACACAGTTGATGGTATTAGCATTGCAACTCAAGCAGAAGCAGACACAGCAATTACGGCAATCAACACTGCGATTGAAAGTGTTTCCGCTGAGCGTTCCAAACTTGGTGCATATCAAAACCGTTTGGACCACACCATCAACAACTTGGGTACTACTTCCGAGAACTTGACTGCAGCTGAATCCCGTATTCGTGATGTAGACATGGCGAAAGAAATGATGGATCAAACGAAGAATAACATTCTTGCTCAAGCTGCTCAAGCTATGCTTGCTCAAGCTAATCAGCAACCTCAAGGCGTACTTCAACTTCTTCGTTAA
- a CDS encoding glycosyltransferase, translated as MNKQSISLCMIVKNEEKHLNKCLESVKEIVDEIIIVDTGSSDGTLEIAKEYNAKIYHFEWVDSFAAARNYSIKQASSDYILHLDADEYIEPGADIQKDMESGKDYYLMKIKNSISTGGAFTHTAVRLFKNNKNFYYQNRLHEQLNIHDEVNEFTSGEANSIIHHVGYSNDIMIEKNKADRNLPLMLKEVEENPTGYNLYNMGKAYIAKDNYAEALPYFTRAYPLSRDRIYLGELLAKMSLCLLELQRHEEGLQILKDAVELLPLDADLRYTQARIFYEWGYLKDAEISLKKCLEIGDKGVLVTEGSGGYRAQLMLAELYEKQGDLLKSFNEVTKVLKQKKTFVPNIVKYLNIMLQTNIPMEDVYSNLKSLYNIVSVDELTSLLEVLYNLRHPLLYRYILDYKLNVESHVLAVAKQYAKSYEDAREEWYSLSQIEDENVTDIVLLSFVLGDKELLSVRKSLLNLSNKDWKVLNKIVIKDNVEEKISEEIEKILLKLSTHLIVLQEFDHFEYISKLLLKGSANIVFELSKTLYDYGYNDVSVDFLLANMDRHPTHIKTIELLGDICLRNNNDQDALVLYNRLLNFKKDYPTYERLYNLYEKMNDKEGMNKIRQQIEALFPLCNWV; from the coding sequence ATGAACAAACAATCTATATCACTTTGCATGATAGTAAAAAATGAGGAAAAACATCTGAATAAATGTCTGGAAAGTGTAAAAGAGATTGTAGATGAAATAATCATTGTCGATACGGGCTCGAGTGATGGTACTTTGGAAATTGCAAAGGAATATAACGCTAAAATATATCATTTTGAATGGGTAGATAGTTTTGCGGCAGCACGAAATTATTCAATCAAGCAGGCCTCTTCCGATTATATTTTGCATTTGGATGCTGATGAGTATATCGAGCCAGGAGCCGATATCCAAAAGGATATGGAGTCAGGAAAAGATTATTATTTGATGAAGATCAAAAATTCTATATCAACTGGGGGAGCATTTACTCATACCGCTGTCCGGTTATTTAAAAATAACAAAAACTTCTATTACCAGAACCGGTTGCATGAGCAATTAAATATACATGATGAGGTTAATGAGTTTACATCAGGGGAAGCGAACTCAATCATACACCACGTAGGGTATTCCAATGATATCATGATTGAAAAGAATAAAGCAGATCGAAATCTGCCGCTAATGTTAAAAGAGGTCGAAGAAAACCCCACCGGGTATAATTTGTATAACATGGGCAAAGCGTACATAGCAAAGGATAATTATGCAGAAGCCCTTCCTTATTTTACCAGGGCCTATCCTCTAAGCAGAGACAGAATCTATTTAGGCGAGCTTTTAGCTAAGATGAGTCTTTGCTTACTTGAACTTCAAAGGCATGAAGAAGGGCTTCAAATATTAAAAGATGCTGTAGAGTTATTGCCGCTGGATGCAGATTTGCGTTATACACAGGCAAGAATTTTCTACGAATGGGGATATTTAAAAGATGCTGAAATTTCACTTAAAAAATGTTTAGAAATTGGCGATAAAGGCGTTTTGGTAACAGAGGGTTCTGGTGGTTACCGGGCTCAACTAATGCTTGCAGAATTATATGAAAAACAGGGGGATTTATTAAAGAGTTTTAACGAAGTAACGAAGGTTTTGAAACAGAAAAAAACGTTTGTGCCTAACATCGTAAAATATTTAAATATCATGTTGCAAACAAATATACCTATGGAAGATGTTTATTCAAACCTTAAGAGCTTGTATAACATAGTTAGTGTGGACGAGCTGACAAGTCTTCTAGAGGTTCTATATAACCTTCGTCATCCGCTATTATACCGCTATATTTTAGATTATAAACTTAATGTGGAAAGCCATGTTCTGGCGGTTGCTAAGCAATATGCGAAATCTTATGAGGACGCTCGCGAAGAATGGTACTCCCTGTCCCAAATAGAAGATGAAAATGTGACGGACATCGTGTTACTTTCTTTCGTTTTGGGAGACAAGGAATTGCTTTCAGTTAGGAAATCTTTATTGAATTTATCTAATAAAGATTGGAAAGTTCTTAACAAGATCGTGATAAAGGATAATGTAGAGGAAAAGATAAGCGAAGAAATAGAAAAAATCTTATTAAAGCTTTCAACTCATCTTATTGTCCTTCAAGAATTTGATCATTTTGAGTATATCTCTAAGCTTTTATTGAAGGGTTCGGCCAATATAGTATTTGAATTAAGTAAGACCCTTTATGACTATGGATATAATGACGTCTCGGTTGATTTTCTGTTAGCTAATATGGACCGCCATCCGACTCACATAAAAACGATTGAATTATTAGGTGACATTTGTTTGCGAAATAATAACGATCAAGATGCGCTAGTACTCTATAATCGTTTATTGAATTTTAAAAAAGATTATCCGACCTATGAACGTTTATATAATCTTTATGAAAAGATGAATGATAAGGAGGGAATGAACAAGATTAGGCAACAAATCGAAGCTTTATTTCCGTTATGTAATTGGGTTTAA
- the fliW gene encoding flagellar assembly protein FliW, translated as MIVLNTASLGEIEISEEQLIAFNEGIPGFEEDRRFVILPVDPELPFAYLQSADDERIHFVVVDPFSMYKPYEFHIDEETQTELGIESEKDVEVWCVVTIQQSLEKATVNLLAPIIINSNHRTGKQMVLHQSQYHTRHLISDLVHQTEKEKG; from the coding sequence ATGATCGTGTTGAATACAGCGAGTTTAGGCGAGATTGAAATATCCGAGGAACAGTTAATCGCGTTTAACGAAGGCATACCGGGGTTTGAAGAGGACCGGAGATTTGTCATCCTGCCGGTTGATCCTGAATTACCTTTTGCCTACTTGCAGTCTGCGGATGACGAAAGAATTCATTTTGTTGTCGTCGATCCTTTCTCCATGTACAAACCGTATGAATTTCATATCGATGAAGAGACGCAAACAGAGCTTGGGATCGAGAGTGAAAAAGATGTAGAAGTATGGTGTGTAGTTACAATTCAACAATCTTTGGAGAAAGCCACAGTTAATTTACTGGCGCCTATCATTATCAATTCAAACCATCGAACGGGAAAGCAAATGGTTCTGCATCAATCTCAATATCATACTAGACATTTGATTTCGGATTTAGTGCATCAAACGGAAAAGGAAAAGGGGTGA
- a CDS encoding glycosyltransferase: MSNPKEELEQQKQLFKDNIQVLINNGNIEEACSLIKEYEKIEMNDIDIVNMKAIIFMIKNQLEEAEQLLWRGVEIDNKNKDLLFNLAYLFEIQGEIQPAINFYSRVMKATEDSHQKNEILNTILKLKMTENAAERKFIILSSCPWGMLQRPQYISESLTKLGYAVEYVQPPTKASAQDSNVTLNEAMQFSESNAKEAGLVHVHAPSSVYYEDNLIVDNYKEIVQGLIDSAAEEVVVICYLPSQVNMIHQLNGNFKVVYDCVDEVSVQENDPNGKSDREHEMSLLKRADIITTTSASLYLSKSLDRYNVYLLKNAVRYEDLGKDVHDKIRKELTGIPGPRVCYLGEMDLLFDAELFYNLVRQNRDKSFVVIGDDKDNVLSMKEDNLYVLNTEHQLIEGYLKNMDVGIIPLKIDNDMILKYDSTTLYKYVMNGLPVVSTQLPEIALAKDDIKVCAGLKEFNRSLNEAVKQKTDREAFRELVRENTWDARVKQLLNILDGKTKPYIKTETIKNLQAGLNKISAAQSNPIIKSLYSLTFAKSDTNMFYQLAKEAYMELKTPFTLTNYAYASFLTDQWLECANMIAEDGNADPTYKAELLFLLEHHLHQNLGIRLLHLAKRYPDIQEQVDKLEDADLFKYELAHYCFEVGNYDKAFLMYQEMLSSSFLSGSPLLNKNVSDILIHNGKLMDSQIFKQKWADLMEKYMGDKASQNLGVAMKANDNQPRFSIVIPTRNNQNTLKFTLDTCLHQQFDHFEIVVSDNSNNDNTKELIDKIADKRIKYFKPERELAMTDNFNFAVSKAKGEYIIVLGSDDGLLLHALSTLDRILYSLQTKLLRWNLVPYGWPDVKIKGYENYFQIPKTTLGNINHGIIESESLIKSVIQLEVPYNSLPMLYMNSVVHRDLITLLQEETGSVFKGISPDVYSGFALAFIEQKFVSIDLPMSIGGSSGNSNGIAHSYGKDKESEKIKQDFIKLNKGVGVNRFHILPDVPDVAVAVAESFITAKNELFPNHVELNLDRKRLAQYCAENLNRTDESFNDYLQNIYMSLDDEPGLKKWFLENYMNRSDFGKAGKPAFKYKKGFSANGALNLDASEFGITDVYGAAELFRKITGW, encoded by the coding sequence ATGTCGAATCCAAAAGAAGAACTAGAACAACAAAAACAACTTTTTAAAGATAACATACAAGTTTTGATCAATAACGGGAATATAGAAGAAGCATGCTCCTTAATTAAGGAATATGAAAAAATAGAAATGAATGATATTGACATTGTTAATATGAAAGCCATTATCTTTATGATAAAAAATCAACTCGAAGAAGCTGAACAGTTACTTTGGCGCGGAGTCGAAATAGATAACAAAAACAAAGATCTCTTGTTTAACTTGGCGTATCTATTTGAAATACAGGGAGAAATTCAGCCCGCTATTAACTTTTATTCGAGAGTAATGAAAGCAACAGAAGACTCTCACCAAAAAAATGAAATATTAAATACGATATTAAAATTGAAAATGACTGAAAACGCCGCGGAGAGGAAATTCATTATTCTCTCTTCATGTCCTTGGGGTATGCTCCAACGGCCTCAGTACATCTCCGAGTCTTTGACGAAGCTCGGCTACGCTGTTGAGTATGTTCAGCCGCCTACGAAGGCTAGTGCTCAGGATTCAAACGTGACGCTTAACGAGGCGATGCAGTTCAGTGAAAGCAATGCTAAAGAAGCGGGGCTTGTTCATGTTCATGCACCGTCATCGGTCTATTACGAGGACAATTTAATAGTAGATAACTATAAAGAAATCGTACAAGGCTTGATTGACTCCGCAGCTGAAGAGGTAGTTGTTATCTGTTATCTCCCGTCTCAAGTAAACATGATTCATCAATTGAATGGAAATTTTAAAGTTGTGTATGATTGTGTTGATGAGGTCAGCGTTCAAGAAAATGATCCGAACGGCAAAAGTGATAGAGAGCATGAGATGTCACTTCTCAAAAGAGCGGATATCATAACCACAACCAGTGCTTCTCTTTATTTATCAAAATCCTTAGATAGGTACAATGTTTATCTTCTAAAAAATGCTGTCCGTTATGAGGACCTCGGAAAAGATGTTCATGATAAGATAAGGAAAGAGTTGACGGGCATTCCCGGTCCCAGAGTATGTTACCTGGGGGAAATGGATCTATTGTTTGATGCGGAGCTATTTTACAACCTAGTAAGACAAAATAGGGACAAGTCATTCGTAGTTATAGGTGATGATAAAGATAACGTTCTATCTATGAAAGAAGACAATCTATATGTTCTAAATACAGAACATCAGCTCATTGAAGGTTATCTCAAGAATATGGATGTTGGAATCATACCTTTGAAAATTGATAATGACATGATTTTAAAATACGATTCTACAACCCTGTATAAATATGTAATGAACGGTTTGCCCGTCGTTTCCACCCAACTGCCTGAAATCGCCTTAGCGAAAGATGATATAAAAGTATGCGCTGGGTTAAAGGAATTTAATAGATCTTTAAACGAGGCAGTGAAACAAAAAACGGACAGAGAGGCATTCCGAGAACTTGTCAGGGAGAATACATGGGATGCTCGTGTAAAACAATTGTTAAATATATTGGATGGGAAAACAAAACCATATATTAAGACGGAAACGATTAAAAACTTGCAAGCGGGTTTGAATAAAATATCGGCAGCACAAAGTAATCCTATCATTAAATCTTTATACTCACTTACGTTTGCAAAGTCAGATACGAATATGTTCTACCAGCTTGCCAAAGAAGCATATATGGAGTTAAAAACACCTTTTACATTAACCAATTATGCTTATGCATCGTTTCTTACGGATCAATGGTTGGAATGTGCTAATATGATTGCCGAAGACGGAAACGCAGACCCTACCTATAAAGCGGAATTGCTGTTTTTGTTGGAACATCATTTACACCAAAACCTTGGTATCAGGCTGCTTCATCTGGCAAAAAGATATCCTGATATACAGGAACAAGTTGATAAACTGGAAGATGCTGATTTATTTAAATACGAGCTTGCCCATTACTGTTTCGAAGTTGGAAACTACGATAAAGCTTTCTTGATGTATCAGGAGATGTTAAGCAGCTCTTTTTTAAGCGGCAGTCCTTTATTGAATAAAAATGTATCTGATATCCTGATCCACAATGGAAAGCTCATGGATAGCCAGATTTTTAAACAAAAATGGGCTGATTTGATGGAAAAATATATGGGCGACAAAGCGAGTCAAAACCTGGGGGTTGCGATGAAGGCTAACGATAATCAACCTAGGTTTAGCATTGTCATCCCGACAAGAAACAACCAAAACACCCTTAAATTTACACTCGACACCTGTCTTCATCAACAATTTGATCATTTTGAGATTGTTGTTAGTGATAACAGCAATAATGACAACACCAAAGAGCTAATCGACAAAATTGCTGATAAACGAATTAAATATTTTAAGCCTGAACGAGAGCTCGCGATGACCGATAACTTCAATTTTGCAGTTTCTAAGGCAAAAGGAGAATACATTATCGTTTTAGGGTCGGATGACGGGTTATTATTACATGCTTTAAGCACCTTGGATCGTATTTTGTATTCATTGCAAACCAAGCTGCTTCGCTGGAACTTGGTTCCTTATGGATGGCCTGATGTGAAGATCAAGGGATATGAAAACTATTTTCAAATACCAAAGACCACCTTGGGCAATATAAACCATGGGATTATTGAGAGTGAGAGCTTGATCAAAAGCGTAATTCAATTAGAAGTCCCTTATAACTCATTGCCGATGCTGTATATGAACTCGGTCGTACACCGAGACTTGATCACGCTGCTCCAAGAAGAAACAGGCTCCGTTTTTAAGGGAATAAGTCCGGATGTGTACTCTGGTTTTGCATTAGCATTTATTGAACAAAAATTTGTCTCCATCGACCTGCCGATGAGTATAGGCGGATCGTCCGGTAATAGTAATGGAATAGCACATTCTTATGGCAAAGATAAGGAATCTGAAAAAATAAAGCAGGATTTTATTAAATTGAATAAAGGTGTCGGGGTCAATCGTTTTCATATTCTTCCCGATGTGCCTGATGTAGCCGTAGCTGTAGCAGAATCTTTCATTACAGCTAAGAATGAATTATTCCCCAATCATGTTGAATTGAACCTGGATAGAAAAAGGCTAGCTCAATATTGCGCTGAAAATCTAAACAGAACAGACGAAAGCTTCAACGACTATTTACAAAATATATATATGTCGCTAGATGATGAGCCTGGCCTTAAAAAGTGGTTTTTAGAAAACTATATGAACCGGTCGGATTTTGGTAAAGCGGGCAAACCTGCTTTTAAGTATAAAAAGGGCTTTTCGGCTAACGGGGCATTAAATTTGGATGCAAGTGAATTTGGTATCACGGACGTGTATGGTGCTGCAGAATTGTTCAGAAAAATTACTGGGTGGTAA
- a CDS encoding DUF6470 family protein encodes MQIPQIQIRQQNARLGIDADPGQLVIKQPKATIEMQAIHPKLHIDAEQGKLYIDNRRVQDALGNGPHLEVMNRIYSKCKEIVLQGIAKKVEDGNRMAMIHTGEDAIVALALQSTQDLDFFEYMYVGDASFDNIDIRFEPGKFDIQVEEGRVDIHVQSNRPEVQYYPGKLDIYVSQYAQVEIIPPQMNIKI; translated from the coding sequence ATGCAGATTCCCCAGATTCAGATTAGACAGCAAAACGCCCGATTGGGTATAGATGCCGATCCTGGACAGCTGGTCATAAAACAACCCAAAGCTACGATCGAAATGCAAGCTATTCACCCAAAGCTTCATATCGATGCAGAGCAAGGGAAGCTTTACATTGATAACAGGCGGGTCCAAGATGCACTTGGAAACGGTCCTCATTTGGAAGTCATGAACCGGATATACTCGAAATGTAAAGAAATCGTGTTGCAAGGAATAGCTAAGAAGGTAGAAGACGGAAACCGGATGGCTATGATTCACACGGGAGAAGACGCGATCGTCGCCCTTGCTTTGCAAAGTACTCAAGACCTGGACTTCTTTGAGTATATGTATGTGGGCGATGCTTCTTTCGACAATATTGATATACGTTTCGAGCCGGGTAAATTCGATATTCAAGTTGAAGAAGGCCGAGTGGATATACACGTACAGTCGAATCGTCCTGAAGTCCAGTATTATCCGGGAAAGCTTGATATCTATGTGTCTCAGTATGCCCAGGTTGAAATTATACCACCTCAGATGAATATTAAAATATAA